The Parabacteroides sp. AD58 genome includes a window with the following:
- a CDS encoding NUDIX hydrolase: MEELKYHYKYPHPAVTTDCVIFGFDGVRINVLLIQRGVEPYKDAWAFPGGFLKMDETAEEGARRELEEETGLKNVDVEQFYTFSTVDRDPRERVITIAHYALVRMADVRGGDDAANARWFPYNEIPRLAFDHDRILRKAVSVLKERICFKPIGFELLPEVFTMSELQNLYEAILEVKFDRRNFYNKIRKSGLLIEAGKRPANTPLRVPVKYCFNPEKYAELKHKGFKLEF; the protein is encoded by the coding sequence ATGGAAGAGTTAAAGTATCACTATAAATATCCGCATCCGGCAGTCACAACCGATTGCGTGATTTTCGGTTTTGACGGTGTAAGAATTAACGTGTTACTTATTCAGCGAGGTGTGGAACCCTATAAAGATGCCTGGGCATTTCCCGGTGGTTTCCTGAAGATGGACGAAACGGCAGAAGAGGGTGCCAGGCGGGAACTGGAAGAGGAAACCGGATTGAAAAATGTGGATGTAGAACAATTCTATACGTTCTCGACAGTTGACCGCGATCCAAGAGAAAGAGTCATTACCATAGCTCACTACGCATTGGTAAGAATGGCAGATGTCAGAGGCGGAGATGATGCAGCCAATGCCCGCTGGTTTCCCTACAACGAAATTCCCCGTCTTGCCTTTGACCATGATAGAATACTTCGTAAAGCAGTTTCAGTATTGAAAGAGCGTATTTGCTTCAAACCGATAGGCTTTGAACTGCTACCCGAAGTATTCACCATGAGTGAACTGCAAAACCTCTACGAAGCCATTCTGGAGGTTAAGTTTGACAGACGGAACTTTTACAACAAGATACGAAAATCAGGTTTGCTCATAGAAGCTGGGAAACGTCCAGCCAATACACCGTTGAGAGTGCCGGTCAAATATTGTTTCAATCCTGAGAAGTACGCCGAGTTAAAGCACAAAGGATTTAAATTGGAATTTTAA
- a CDS encoding DndE family protein, translated as MFTQIKTSKKNKEVVTLLSRNFNLGAENIVARIALAYSLSSGKKMNLSDIQDSQGKEYSKSVLFGNFINFYIGLICVHYNLYKTDKDIPKYIKMHIDDGLEMMNKEMKENPNLNGMDYLIDKIEKGLESFLELTNGE; from the coding sequence ATGTTTACACAAATCAAGACTTCAAAGAAAAATAAAGAAGTTGTGACTTTACTTAGTCGCAATTTCAACTTGGGGGCTGAAAATATTGTCGCTAGAATAGCTTTAGCTTATTCTTTATCATCTGGGAAAAAAATGAATTTATCTGATATACAAGATTCTCAAGGTAAAGAATACTCTAAAAGTGTTTTGTTCGGTAACTTTATTAATTTCTATATTGGACTTATATGTGTTCATTATAATTTATATAAAACTGATAAAGATATACCTAAATATATCAAGATGCACATAGACGATGGTCTTGAAATGATGAATAAAGAGATGAAAGAGAATCCCAATCTTAATGGAATGGATTATCTGATTGATAAAATAGAAAAAGGTCTTGAAAGTTTTTTAGAATTAACGAATGGAGAATAG
- the dndC gene encoding DNA phosphorothioation system sulfurtransferase DndC: MAKRIDYIIEDIKEQYLESDNNIPWIIGFSGGKDSTVVLTLVWKALLQIKEEKGKDYMQRSVYVVNNDTLVENPIISDYVIEVLEIIKRAAIQQDLPLKVQVTFPKLEDSFWISFLGKGYPVPNNTFRWCTERLKIKPTTQFILDKIDQMGEAIVIIGTRKSESATRAKTISKHEIKGKRLSKHPLNPNAYTYAPIKELYLEEVWYILRNEESPWGYDNSKLFQIYSDASADDYECPTVITDKTQPSCGQSRFGCWVCTVVKEDKSMTALVKRGNEWMKPLLDYRDEMVEGRNISENRSATRRNGQQAVDSDGHNLGNYTFEYRVKMLAKLLNVQKQIQETHPHMELISNQELVAIQINWYRDGYFHPKVTDIFNEVYNRKMPFENMQYQERLLLEKICKDYPDDYHLINDLVSLHKNKTILMNNNGLQGDIEKRLDNYIKEKQCL, encoded by the coding sequence ATGGCAAAAAGAATAGATTATATAATTGAAGATATAAAAGAACAGTATTTAGAATCTGACAATAATATACCGTGGATCATTGGTTTCAGTGGAGGTAAGGATTCAACTGTTGTCTTAACGCTAGTATGGAAAGCTCTTTTACAAATAAAAGAAGAAAAAGGGAAAGACTATATGCAAAGATCTGTGTATGTTGTAAACAACGACACTTTAGTAGAGAATCCAATTATATCTGATTATGTTATAGAGGTGTTAGAAATCATAAAAAGAGCAGCCATACAACAAGATTTACCATTAAAAGTGCAAGTAACATTTCCAAAACTAGAAGACAGTTTTTGGATAAGTTTCTTAGGTAAGGGGTATCCTGTACCTAATAATACTTTTAGATGGTGTACCGAAAGATTAAAAATAAAGCCTACTACCCAATTCATATTAGACAAAATCGATCAAATGGGTGAGGCAATCGTGATCATAGGAACAAGAAAATCTGAAAGCGCAACGAGAGCAAAAACAATATCTAAGCATGAGATAAAAGGTAAGAGATTAAGCAAACATCCATTAAATCCTAACGCTTATACTTATGCTCCGATTAAGGAACTATATCTAGAAGAGGTCTGGTATATATTAAGAAATGAGGAATCCCCTTGGGGATATGATAATAGCAAATTATTCCAAATATATTCAGATGCTAGTGCAGATGATTATGAATGTCCAACGGTTATAACAGATAAAACACAACCATCTTGTGGACAAAGTAGATTTGGCTGCTGGGTTTGTACGGTAGTAAAAGAAGATAAGTCAATGACCGCCCTTGTAAAAAGAGGAAATGAATGGATGAAACCACTGTTGGACTATAGAGATGAAATGGTGGAAGGACGAAACATATCTGAAAACCGATCAGCAACAAGAAGGAATGGGCAGCAAGCTGTAGATTCAGATGGACATAACTTAGGTAATTATACATTTGAATATAGAGTAAAGATGCTGGCTAAATTATTAAACGTTCAAAAACAAATACAGGAAACGCATCCACATATGGAATTGATTTCAAATCAAGAGCTTGTGGCTATTCAGATTAATTGGTATAGAGATGGATATTTCCACCCTAAAGTCACAGACATCTTTAATGAGGTGTATAATAGAAAAATGCCTTTTGAGAATATGCAATATCAAGAAAGGCTACTATTAGAAAAAATTTGTAAGGATTATCCTGACGATTATCATCTAATCAATGATTTAGTATCACTACATAAGAATAAAACAATATTAATGAATAACAATGGCTTGCAAGGAGATATAGAAAAACGATTAGATAATTATATAAAAGAGAAGCAATGTTTATAA
- a CDS encoding DEAD/DEAH box helicase family protein, giving the protein MLKDLKLYYIYSSSGTKKTPIDFFTDCLTNSEKFDMGLGFFSSAGINVLSYGFASFISNGGIMRLYINQYVSEEDFTAFTIEPKKFIEDKFLTDFKTLYKILSERDEHFFNCLSYLISKKRIDIKIIIPKTGGIAHQKFGIFTDRQGDKVAFNGSLNFTANALMSKNIETISCTFSWKDIDSVIDYESQFNAYFNGEIKDVDVFSAKFLTKEITKSFPAKDIKDLLSKEEEFIKQEKYKRDDMNTEYVPKFPYESGPREYQIEAYNKWLEHKCNGVFAMATGTGKTITSLNCVLEEYKRTQKYKVLILVPTIDLVYQWIGEIKKFCFSNIYIVNGETNWKKDLTELKNDIGWGIDNNFIIISTYASFKDTLFQKLINELAKDDSMILIADEAHNVGSKGVLECFKNLTIKKRIALSATPSRAFDEEGTQYIEQCFNDSPPYCYSFSMREAIDKGYLVNYLYYPHIVYLNDEEMDKYIYYTRILLQYFDSKTGKFKEEPEVQNLLMTRKRIIHKAQDKYKVFEDIIDELHLKQHLKYCFVYAPEGIDYQTENLESFIMRLKSIVDQKYPEIKTNTFIGSDKDNKEKLRAFAEGKIDMLFAMKCLDEGVDVPRAEVGIFTSSTGNPRQFIQRRGRLLRQHKEKAFAYIYDMVVVPDYRKTSNQFYEMERSLVKKELMRVAYFADLSSNYNEAVENLSELLQHYELEISILIDEINK; this is encoded by the coding sequence ATGCTTAAAGATTTAAAACTATATTACATATATTCATCAAGCGGGACGAAAAAAACACCAATAGACTTTTTTACTGATTGTTTAACAAACAGTGAAAAATTTGATATGGGATTAGGATTCTTTAGCTCCGCTGGTATAAATGTACTCTCATATGGATTTGCTTCGTTTATATCAAACGGAGGTATAATGCGATTATATATAAATCAATATGTATCTGAGGAAGACTTTACTGCGTTTACTATAGAACCTAAGAAATTTATAGAAGACAAGTTTCTTACCGACTTCAAGACTTTATATAAGATTCTATCGGAAAGAGATGAACATTTCTTTAATTGTTTATCATACCTTATAAGTAAAAAACGCATTGATATAAAAATTATAATACCCAAAACGGGTGGAATAGCTCATCAGAAATTTGGAATATTTACTGATAGACAGGGAGATAAAGTAGCATTTAACGGTTCATTAAATTTTACGGCTAATGCTCTAATGTCAAAAAACATTGAAACCATATCATGTACATTCTCCTGGAAAGATATTGATTCAGTTATAGATTATGAAAGTCAGTTTAATGCTTATTTTAATGGTGAGATTAAGGATGTAGACGTATTTAGTGCGAAATTTTTAACAAAAGAAATAACAAAATCATTTCCAGCAAAAGATATAAAAGATCTCCTTTCTAAAGAGGAAGAGTTTATTAAACAGGAAAAATATAAAAGAGATGACATGAATACAGAATATGTACCTAAATTCCCGTACGAATCTGGACCAAGAGAATATCAGATTGAAGCCTATAATAAATGGTTGGAACATAAATGTAATGGAGTATTTGCTATGGCAACAGGAACTGGTAAAACTATTACATCGCTTAATTGTGTATTAGAAGAATATAAAAGGACTCAAAAGTATAAAGTATTAATTCTTGTTCCTACTATAGACTTAGTATATCAATGGATAGGGGAGATTAAAAAATTTTGTTTTTCGAATATATACATAGTAAATGGGGAAACAAATTGGAAAAAGGATTTAACAGAATTAAAAAATGATATAGGCTGGGGAATAGATAATAATTTCATTATCATATCAACTTATGCATCTTTTAAAGACACTTTATTTCAAAAACTAATAAATGAGTTAGCTAAAGATGATTCCATGATTCTGATAGCCGATGAAGCTCATAATGTGGGAAGTAAAGGTGTTCTTGAATGTTTTAAAAATCTCACGATAAAAAAGAGAATAGCATTATCAGCAACACCATCCAGGGCTTTTGATGAGGAGGGTACACAATATATAGAACAATGCTTTAATGATTCACCACCATATTGTTATAGCTTTTCTATGAGAGAAGCTATAGATAAGGGTTATCTTGTGAATTATTTATATTATCCTCATATTGTGTATTTGAATGACGAAGAAATGGATAAATACATTTACTATACTAGGATTTTATTACAATATTTTGATAGCAAGACAGGTAAATTTAAAGAAGAACCTGAAGTGCAAAATTTGTTAATGACTAGAAAACGAATTATTCATAAGGCACAAGACAAATATAAAGTATTTGAAGATATTATTGATGAACTTCATTTAAAACAACATCTTAAATATTGTTTTGTGTATGCTCCTGAAGGCATCGATTATCAAACTGAAAATCTAGAGAGTTTTATTATGAGACTTAAAAGTATAGTAGATCAAAAATATCCAGAAATCAAAACAAATACATTTATTGGATCAGATAAAGATAACAAAGAAAAGCTACGGGCATTTGCAGAGGGAAAAATAGATATGTTATTTGCAATGAAATGTCTTGATGAAGGAGTAGATGTACCAAGGGCGGAAGTAGGTATATTTACTTCAAGCACAGGAAATCCTAGGCAATTTATACAAAGAAGGGGACGTTTACTTCGACAACATAAAGAAAAGGCATTTGCGTATATTTATGACATGGTTGTAGTTCCTGATTATAGGAAAACGAGTAATCAATTTTATGAAATGGAAAGGTCTTTGGTTAAGAAAGAACTTATGAGAGTAGCTTACTTTGCTGATCTTTCTTCAAATTATAATGAAGCTGTTGAAAATTTAAGTGAACTTTTGCAGCATTATGAATTAGAAATTAGTATCTTAATCGATGAAATAAATAAATAA
- a CDS encoding AAA family ATPase, which produces MFINSIILKNYRSYKGINKVTFKDGTKNVYLIAGNNGFGKTTFLTSLVWCFYGKLMVDVDERFRREINDAQGYKNYARMNLNKQLIPEVSKLNITSEEKKFLQKNGYVGKYEDLQDETQYSVEINLSDVFIPSIPCREIRIKRTYDLLLENETIEVLIDEQTNELAKEVGYDIFINDFILSKDIAKFFFFDAEKIVNLAETKSVEEKKRLSIAYSEVLGIKKYEDIKRNLENLRIKFRKVSGINISEKKLDKMTDEVESLEKEITILEQLREEKELLLTQYRHEKDSLQVQLIREGNAMSIEDLNKKKELLNTLKAKVETLKNDLKDMLDLAPFAISGKLLYSLYEQVNSEDKIKNGLKDADAINASLNKIYSTIIDKLNKINLSENQSRKVRQILDDSLSECECKDEVESEKVQGKILLDFNQIESRDFNALFDNIRYSFNSTFKQLVREIKTTNNFIVKTQKIVSAAEYDNKDIQIKEIREKKALVESNIVYLEKEIRSISEKFGVKNKELTIKKKNLSEVLKAIKIEGYEKEKDEIAERLIKEITLFLNKLKEKRKNSIEMKLKAAIASLMHKSDFIKDVRVDLLSDTIEINLLDDKGQNIKKDKLSKGEQQLYATSILKALVDESGIDFPIFIDSPLQKFDSIHSKNVIKKFYPNIARQVVIFPLLGKELSYSEYELLYPYINKTYCIINKNGVSMINEVEPLNLFDYITK; this is translated from the coding sequence ATGTTTATAAATTCAATCATATTAAAGAACTATAGATCTTATAAGGGAATCAATAAAGTAACATTTAAGGATGGTACTAAAAATGTATATCTTATAGCTGGGAATAATGGCTTTGGGAAAACAACATTTTTAACATCATTGGTATGGTGCTTTTATGGGAAGCTAATGGTAGATGTAGATGAGAGGTTTCGTAGGGAAATCAACGATGCGCAAGGATATAAAAACTATGCAAGAATGAATTTAAATAAGCAGTTGATTCCTGAAGTTTCTAAGCTAAATATAACATCAGAAGAGAAGAAATTTCTTCAGAAGAATGGATATGTGGGTAAGTATGAAGATTTGCAGGATGAAACACAATATTCTGTAGAAATAAACTTATCAGATGTATTCATTCCATCCATACCTTGTAGAGAAATAAGAATTAAAAGGACATACGACTTATTGTTAGAAAATGAAACAATAGAGGTTCTTATAGATGAACAAACAAATGAGCTAGCAAAAGAGGTAGGTTATGATATATTTATTAACGATTTCATCTTATCTAAAGACATAGCTAAGTTTTTCTTTTTTGATGCTGAAAAAATAGTAAATCTCGCTGAAACAAAAAGTGTAGAAGAAAAGAAAAGATTAAGTATTGCGTATAGTGAAGTTTTAGGAATAAAAAAATATGAAGATATAAAACGTAATCTGGAGAATCTAAGAATTAAATTCAGAAAAGTTAGTGGAATTAATATTTCTGAAAAAAAATTAGATAAAATGACTGATGAAGTTGAATCATTGGAAAAGGAGATTACGATATTAGAGCAGTTAAGAGAAGAAAAAGAATTATTATTAACACAATATCGTCACGAAAAAGATAGCTTACAGGTCCAATTAATTAGAGAAGGTAACGCTATGAGTATTGAGGACTTGAATAAGAAGAAAGAATTACTCAATACATTAAAAGCTAAAGTAGAAACATTGAAAAATGATCTTAAGGATATGCTAGATTTAGCACCTTTCGCTATATCTGGTAAATTGTTATATTCACTTTATGAGCAAGTAAATTCTGAGGATAAAATAAAGAATGGATTAAAGGATGCAGATGCTATTAATGCTTCATTAAATAAAATTTATAGCACTATAATTGATAAGTTAAACAAGATAAATTTATCAGAGAATCAATCAAGAAAAGTAAGACAAATACTTGATGATTCTTTATCTGAATGTGAATGCAAGGATGAAGTGGAGTCTGAGAAAGTACAAGGGAAAATATTATTGGATTTCAATCAAATCGAAAGTCGTGACTTTAATGCCCTATTCGATAATATTCGTTACTCATTTAATTCAACATTCAAGCAACTGGTGAGGGAAATAAAAACTACGAATAACTTTATAGTTAAAACCCAAAAGATAGTAAGTGCTGCTGAATATGATAATAAGGATATACAGATAAAAGAAATTAGAGAGAAGAAGGCATTGGTTGAATCAAATATAGTATATTTAGAAAAAGAAATAAGAAGCATATCAGAGAAGTTTGGTGTAAAAAACAAAGAGTTGACAATTAAAAAGAAAAACTTATCAGAAGTACTGAAAGCAATAAAGATTGAAGGCTATGAAAAGGAAAAGGATGAAATAGCAGAAAGGCTTATAAAAGAAATAACATTATTCCTTAATAAATTAAAAGAAAAAAGAAAGAACTCAATTGAAATGAAATTGAAAGCTGCGATTGCGTCATTAATGCATAAATCTGATTTTATAAAAGATGTAAGAGTAGATTTGTTGTCAGATACAATTGAGATAAACCTATTAGACGATAAAGGACAAAATATAAAAAAGGACAAATTGTCAAAGGGGGAACAGCAACTGTATGCAACATCTATATTAAAAGCTTTAGTCGATGAATCAGGAATCGATTTTCCTATTTTTATTGATAGCCCTTTACAGAAGTTTGATAGCATTCACTCAAAGAATGTTATAAAAAAATTCTATCCTAATATAGCAAGACAAGTTGTTATATTCCCTTTGTTAGGTAAAGAACTATCATATAGTGAATATGAACTACTATACCCATATATTAATAAAACATATTGTATTATTAATAAAAATGGTGTATCAATGATAAATGAAGTAGAACCATTAAATTTATTTGATTATATAACAAAGTGA